A part of Escherichia marmotae genomic DNA contains:
- the phoR gene encoding phosphate regulon sensor histidine kinase PhoR codes for MLERLSWKRLVLELLLCCLPAFILGAFLGYLPWFLLASVTGLLIWHFWNLLRLSWWLWVDRSMTPPPGRGSWEPLLYGLHQMQLRNKKRRRELGNLIKRFRSGAESLPDAVVLTTEEGGIFWCNGLAQQTLGLRWPEDNGQNILNLLRYPEFTQYLKTRDFSRPLNLVLNTGRHLEIRVMPYTHKQLLMVARDVTQMHQLEGARRNFFANVSHELRTPLTVLQGYLEMMHEQPLEGAVREKALHTMREQTQRMEGLVKQLLTLSKIEAAPTQLLNEKVDVPMMLRVVEREAQTLSQHKQTFTFEIDNDLKVSGNEDQLRSAISNLVYNAVNHTPEGTHITVRWQRVPHGAEFSVEDNGPGIAPEHIPRLTERFYRVDKARSRQTGGSGLGLAIVKHAVNHHESRLNIDSTVGKGTRFSFVLPERLIAKNND; via the coding sequence GTGCTGGAACGGCTGTCGTGGAAAAGGCTGGTGCTGGAGCTGCTACTTTGCTGCCTCCCGGCCTTCATCCTGGGTGCTTTTTTGGGTTATCTGCCCTGGTTTTTATTGGCATCGGTAACGGGACTGCTTATCTGGCATTTCTGGAATTTATTACGCCTCTCATGGTGGCTGTGGGTGGATCGCAGTATGACGCCGCCACCCGGGCGTGGAAGCTGGGAACCGCTGCTGTATGGCTTACACCAGATGCAGTTGCGTAATAAAAAACGCCGCCGCGAACTGGGCAATCTCATCAAACGCTTTCGTAGCGGCGCGGAGTCGCTGCCCGATGCGGTGGTGCTGACCACGGAAGAGGGCGGGATCTTCTGGTGTAACGGGCTGGCGCAACAAACTCTTGGCCTGCGCTGGCCGGAAGATAACGGGCAGAACATCCTTAACCTGCTGCGTTATCCGGAATTTACGCAATATCTGAAAACGCGTGATTTTTCTCGCCCGCTCAATCTGGTGCTCAACACCGGGCGGCATCTGGAAATTCGCGTCATGCCTTATACGCATAAACAACTGTTAATGGTGGCGCGTGATGTCACGCAAATGCATCAACTGGAAGGGGCTCGGCGCAACTTTTTTGCCAACGTGAGCCATGAGTTACGCACGCCATTGACTGTGTTGCAGGGTTACCTGGAAATGATGCATGAGCAGCCGCTGGAAGGTGCGGTACGTGAAAAAGCGTTGCACACAATGCGCGAGCAAACCCAGAGAATGGAAGGACTGGTGAAGCAGTTGCTGACGCTGTCGAAAATTGAAGCTGCGCCAACACAGTTACTCAATGAAAAGGTTGATGTACCTATGATGCTGCGTGTCGTTGAGCGTGAAGCCCAGACTCTGAGTCAGCACAAACAGACATTTACCTTTGAAATAGATAATGACCTAAAAGTGTCTGGCAATGAAGATCAGCTACGCAGTGCGATTTCGAATCTGGTCTATAACGCGGTGAATCATACGCCAGAAGGTACACATATCACGGTGCGCTGGCAGCGAGTGCCGCACGGTGCCGAGTTTAGTGTTGAAGATAATGGGCCGGGTATCGCACCGGAGCATATTCCACGGCTGACCGAGCGTTTTTATCGTGTTGATAAAGCGCGTTCCCGACAAACCGGTGGTAGCGGACTGGGGTTAGCAATTGTTAAACATGCGGTGAATCACCACGAAAGCCGCCTGAATATTGACAGTACGGTGGGCAAAGGTACGCGTTTCAGTTTTGTTCTGCCGGAACGTTTAATTGCCAAAAACAACGATTAA